The following proteins are co-located in the Triplophysa dalaica isolate WHDGS20190420 chromosome 2, ASM1584641v1, whole genome shotgun sequence genome:
- the LOC130411391 gene encoding interferon-induced protein 44-like, whose amino-acid sequence MGSEESKPAEPTYNPEFDKPWRNFKWNQKSELKKHLEEFSLCNQDVKHIKILVAGPIGAGKSSFINSVNNVFQGRITSDAPANSSSAHGKSFTTTLKGHHISRGKIPLVFVDIMGLEPDTMAGSQPEDIIKAVYGHVKDGYKFDESKPLSHEDQQYASDPSLSDQAFCLVYVIPANTVDMTDDKLIDKLKIIRHRISENGIPQVIVMTKVDEACPLVHKDLKKMYNSKKIKEKMQVCHDKLGVPMCNIFPVKNYHEEIDTDDDVDVLILKALDQIVRLADDRLFNSSDTLKN is encoded by the exons ATGGGATCAGAAGAGTCAAAGCCCGCAGAACCAACATATAACCCAG AATTTGATAAACCTTGGAGGAACTTTAAGTGGAA TCAGAAATCAGAACTGAAAAAGCATCTAGAGGAATTCAGTCTGTGTAACCAAGATGTGAAGCACATCAAGATTCTGGTTGCTGGACCAATAGGAGCAGGAAAGTCCAGCTTCATCAACTCTGTCAATAACGTCTTTCAAGGACGAATCACCTCTGACGCGCCAGCTAATTCATCTTCTGCCCATGGTAAAAGTTTCACTACTACA CTTAAAGGACATCACATCAGTCGTGGAAAAATCCCGTTAGTCTTTGTTGATATAATGGGTTTAGAACCTGATACAATGGCCGGGTCACAACCAGAGGACATCATCAAGGCTGTATATGGCCATGTGAAGGACGGATATAAA TTTGATGAGTCAAAGCCACTCTCTCATGAGGATCAACAGTATGCCAGTGACCCCAGTCTCTCTGACCAGGCTTTCTGTCTGGTTTACGTCATACCTGCTAATACAGTCGACATGACAGATGACAAACTCATTGACAAGTTGAAGATCATCCGTCACAGAATCAGTGAAAATG GGATTCCTCAAGTGATTGTTATGACCAAAGTGGATGAAGCATGTCCACTGGTACACAAAGATCTAAAGAAGATGTACAACAGCAAGAAGATCAAAGAAAAG ATGCAGGTATGCCATGACAAACTGGGTGTGCCGATGTGCAACATCTTCCCAGTGAAGAACTATCATGAAGAGATCGAcactgatgatgatgttgatgttCTGATTCTGAAAGCTCTGGATCAGATCGTTCGGCTTGCTGATGATAGATTGTTTAATAGCAGTGATACCCTGAAAAACTGA